Sequence from the Seonamhaeicola sp. ML3 genome:
TTTGGTCTTACTTCATAGTATAAATTGGCCCTATTAAATGAGGCTTTAAATGTATTGGCCCCAGTAATACCGAGATTTTTTATTATATCCTCTTGAACTTTAGGAGTAGCTGTGGCAGTTAAGCCAATAATTGGAATACCTTCTCCTATTCTAGAAAAGATATGACGAAGATTTCTATATTCCGGTCTAAAATCGTGTCCCCACTCACTGATACAATGTGCCTCGTCAATAGCCATAAAAGAAACCTTGACCGATCTTAGAAAATCAACATTCTCCTCTTTAGTTAAAGATTCGGGAGCAACATACAGAAGCTTAGTGACACCATTAATAATGTCTTCTTTTACCCGTTTTACTTCAGTTTTATTTAATGACGAATTAAGTACATGAGCAATACCTTCTTCGTTAGAGACACCTCTGATAGCATCTACCTGATTTTTCATTAAGGCAATTAATGGAGAGACCACTATAGCTGTCCCTTCTTGCATCAGCGCAGGCAATTGATAACAAAGCGATTTACCGCCACCTGTTGGCATAATTACAAAGGTATGCTTTCCTGATAAAATACTTTCTACAACATCTTCTTGCAACCCTTTGAATTTATTAAATCCAAAATATTTTTTTAGCGCAGATTGCAAGTCACTTTTTGCTATTAACATGAACAGTACAAATAATAATTAACATTTAAAAACAATCCGCCAAAGTCGAGATGTAAACCTAATAGACAGCAAATTGATTTTAAAATTTCCCCCTTAATGATTCGTTAAATTTCAATCCAGAAAATTTGATTGGTACAGATGAATTCTGCTTTAATCTAAATGAAAAATAACAAGTACAGATAATTTTGTTCAAATGGCTTTTTCGAATCTTCAAATGAAAAAAATCGTGTACTTTTGTAACGAAAATCCAAATTACAATAAAATTTAAATCTGGATAACATTAAAGATAATAAAATCTTTAAAAGGGTCAACTAAAAAGACACAAAATTTGAATAGCAAGAACTCTATTTTACAAATAGCAAAACAGACCATAGAGGCCGAGAGCCAAGCTATTTTTAATCTTTCTAATTTAGTTACAGAAGATTTTGCAGAAGCCGTTAAACTAATATATAATTCCAAAGGGCGAGTTATCATAACAGGGATTGGTAAAAGCGCGATTATAGCCAATAAAATAGTAGCGACATTAAACTCTACTGGTACACCGGCTGTTTTCATGCATGCAGCAGATGCCATTCATGGAGACCTTGGGTTGATTTTAAAAAACGATATTGTAATTTGTATCTCTAAAAGCGGTAACACCCCAGAAATAAAAGTTTTAGTACCCCTTATTAAGAGTGCCAAAAATAAAATTATTGCTATAACTGGTAATAAAAATTCTTACTTGGGTCAACAGGTTGATTATGTTTTAGATGCCTATGTAGATAAGGAGGCTTGCCCGAATAACCTAGCTCCAACGACTAGCACAACTGCCCAATTGGTTATAGGCGATGCGCTTGCTGTTTGCCTCTTGGAAATGCGAGGGTTTTCAAGCAATGATTTTGCAAAATACCATCCCGGAGGCTCTCTAGGCAAGAAACTTTACTTAAGGGTTCAAGACATATCTTCTGTAAACGAGAAACCAAAAGTATCTCCCGACACTAATGTTAAAGATGTTATTGTTGAAATTTCGGAAAAAAGATTGGGCGTTACAGCTGTTGTAGAAAATGATACAATTGTAGGCATAGTAACTGATGGTGATATAAGAAGAATGTTGAGCCACTCTAACGACTTCACTAACTTAAAAGCTAAGGATATCATGAGCGCCAGCCCAAAACGGGTTACAACCCAAACCATGGCTGTTGATGCTCTAGATATTATGGAAAACAATGCCATTTCTCAACTACTTGTTGAAGAAAACGGAAAATATGCTGGGGTTGTCCATTTACATGATCTAATAAAAGAAGGCATTATATAATGGCAAAGAAAAACATAAACGAGATGTCTTTTTTAGACCATCTTGAGGATTTAAGATGGCATTTAATTAGAATATGCATAGCTGTTGTTATAGTGGCCACATTAGCCTTTATTTTCAGCAGATTCATATTTGATGAAATTATTTTTGCTCCTCTAGATATGAGTTTTCCAACGTATGACTTTTTATGTAGAACAGCTACTTTTATTGGTGTAGATACTACATTCTGTAACGAAAAGGTACCCATGATTATCCAAAACAGGACCATGGCTGGGCAATTTTCGGCAGATATTTGGACCGCTATTTTGGGAGGTTTCGTTATTTCCTTTCCTTATGTAATTTATCAACTTTGGAAATTTGTTAGTCCGGGCTTGCATGATAATGAAAGGAAGCATTCTAGAGGCTTTATAATTATTTCCTCTTTATTGTTCTTTATTGGCGTCCTTTTTGGATATTATATCGTAACACCGCTATCAATAAACTTTTTAGCTAATTATAGTGTCTCAACTACCGTAGACAATCAAATTGATATAAGTTCCTATATAGCTTTAGTGCGTTCTTCTGCTCTCGCTTCTGGACTTATATTCGAACTGCCTATTATTATTTATTTCTTTACAAGGATTGGACTAGTAACTCCTGAAATACTTAAAAAATATAGAAAATATGCTTTGGTGGTTGTTTTGATTATGTCGGCAATTATAACACCACCAGATATAGCAAGTCAGGTCATTGTGGCCATTCCTATTTTAATACTCTATCAAGTAAGTATCTATATCTCTAAAGTGGTTGTGAGGAATCAAAAACGAAAGGAAACAGTTAATACTTAGTATTATTTAGCCCAATAATTAATTAAATTTCACGTTATTGCAAATATGATTTTAAGAGCTGAAAATTTAATGAAGTCCTATAACGGACGTAAAGTTGTTAAAGATGTTTCTTTAGAGGTCAATCAGGGAGAAATCGTTGGGTTATTAGGTCCTAATGGTGCTGGTAAAACCACATCGTTTTATATGATTGTTGGGCTTATTAAGCCTAATGGCGGACAAATTTTTTTAGACAACCAAGAAATCACCAATTTCCCGATGTACAAACGTGCTCAAAATGGTATTGGATATTTGGCTCAGGAAGCATCGGTTTTTAGAAAATTAAGTATTGAAGATAATATACTAAGTGTGCTTCAACTTACTAAACTGAGCAAGAAAGAACAGCACCACAAAATGGAGTCTTTAATTGAAGAGTTTAGTTTAGGGCATATTAGAAAAAACCGAGGCGACCTACTTTCTGGTGGTGAGCGAAGACGAACAGAAATTGCTCGTGCTCTGGCTACAGACCCAAATTTCATTTTATTAGATGAACCTTTTGCTGGCGTTGACCCGGTAGCAGTGGAAGATATACAGCGCATTGTAGCACAGCTAACAAAAAAGAATATTGGAATCTTAATTACCGACCACAACGTACAGGAAACCTTGGCAATTACCGATAGAACTTACCTGATGTTTGAAGGCGGTATCTTAAAACATGGTATCCCAGAAGATTTGGCTAATGATGAAATGGTGCGTAAAGTCTACTTAGGCCAAAACTTTGAACTTAGAAAGAAGAAGATTCGGGATTAAAAGACTGTACCTTACAGGAATATCCCTACCCTCCAACTAGAGCAGGAATCCATCATTAAAGAGAAACATTGCCCAATAACATTTCGACTTTTGGCAAGGTAAAACAGACGTTACTTAAGACACTCAAAAACAACACCCCAATAATCTCCTCGAATGGATATTATTTATTCGTCCTTGTTATGTAACTCCTCACGAGCTTCCTGAGCTATTATTTTCTTTTGATAGCGCCCTTGAACTATATCTGTGATAACCAGTACAGCAATAACAAAATAAAAAGTTGTTTTACTCATAGATTCAATTGGATTACCAAAAAGTTCTAGATGCGCTAAATGCCCACCTTCGGTAACCAACATAATGCCAACTATAAAAAGAATAAAGAGCCCTAGTACCTCGTACATTCTGTTCTTGGCTAGAAATGCCGAAATCCTATCGGCTAGAAACAACATCAGCAAACCACTAATTACAATTGCAATGGCCATAACAATGAATGCTGTAGTAGAATTTTCAATTTCACTTGTAAGACCGATGGCTGCTAAAATAGAATCAAATGAAAACACAAGGTTCATTAAAACGATACTTGCTATAACAGCATTAGATGATTTTTTTCCTTTAGTTTTATCTACCCCTTCTACATCATGAGTTAAATCGTGTGTAGCAATCATATGCCAAATTTCTTTTATGGCTGTATAGATAATAAAACCACCTCCAGCTAAGACAATAAGACTGTGCCCGTTGAAAGCGAAATGAGCTACACCATCAACATCACCGGTTAAAAAAGAAAATGGCTCTTGGAAATACCCAATTAAAGATACCAAAACAAAGAGCAATACAATCCGTAACGCTATGGCAATAAGAATACCTACTTTCCTAACTTTCTTTTGATCGTTTTGGGCTGCCTTTTTCGACTCTAAAGAAATATACAATAAGTTGTCAAAACCCAATACAGCCTGCAACATAACAAGCATTAAAAGTGTAAATATAATTCCTAGCATTATGGTTTATTTTGGTGTTAAATTATCTATTACTGACATGATGATATACAATAAAATGACTATTGGAATAGCGGCAAATTTTAATACAATAAGTAAAACTGCGCAAAGCATTACAAAAATATATCGTGTTGCATTCTCTTTAAATCCCCACGTCTTAAATTTTAATGCAAATAACTTTATACCAGAATTTAGTAGCCAACAACTTAAAATTGTTACACCTATTAAAAACCATTTGTTTAAAATAATAGCATTAATTACATCGTTATTTTGAAATTCCAGTATTAATGGAAAAGACACTATCAATAGCGTATTTGCTGGTGTTGGCAAGCCTTTAAAAAAGTTTTGCTGCTCTGTATCTACGTTGAACTTTGCCAAACGATAAGCTGAGGCTAAAGTAATTAACAAACCAAAACAACAAAGCGGGGTAACACCAAATTCAATTTGAGAATTATCCCAATTACCAATTTCAAATTCTACATACTGAAAAAGTTTATACATAATTACCCCAGGCACCAAACCACTAGTAACCACATCTGCCAAAGAATCCAGTTGTAAACCAATATCACTTTGTACATTTAACTTCCTTGCAGCAAAACCATCGAAAAAATCAAAAAAGACACCTAAAAACACAAAAAAAGCTGCAGTAATAAGATTGTCATTTACAGCCAAAATTACAGCAATACTTCCACTAAAAAGATTCATTAATGTTAAAGCATTAGGAATGTATCGCTTCATGTACAAATATAGTTGAAAAGAATTCCTCGATTTTTTATCGAGTTCTATTGTAAAATATAATCTCCACCTTAAAGCTTCATACTAGAATGGTTCTTGGTAGAAATCCAAAATAACAAACAATTTTACTGATATACAAGGATTAAACAATAACTATTATATTTTACAGTTTATAGGGTTATATTTGTAAAAAATTTGCAATTGAAGGTTTTAACTACTGCTTTATTTTTTATTATATCGCTATCCTCTTTCTGCCAAACAACCAGAAAATACTCTAATGAGTTCATGAATATTGGTGTAGATGCGGCTGCTTTAGGGATGAGTGGAGCGGTCACCTCGCATACCTCAGACGTCAATTCGGGTTATTGGAACCCCGCCGGACTTTTAGCTCTGGAAGACAACCAATTGGCATTGATGCATTCAAGCTATTTTGCAAATATTGCCAACTACGATTATGCAGGGTTTGCTATGCCTTTAGATAACACAAGTGCCATAGGTATTTCCTTAATAAGGTTTGCTGTAGATGATATTTTAAACACAACACAATTAATTGACGAACAAGGCAATATTAACTATGACAGAATAAGTCTTTTTTCCACAGCCGATTACGGACTCACCTTTTCATATGCCAGAAAATTACCTGTTCAAGGTTTAAATTACGGAATTAATGCCAAGGTCATCCGTAGAGTTATTGGCGATTTCGCATCGTCTTGGGGATTTGGCTTAGATGCTGGAATTCAGTTTGAAACCAAGAACAATTGGAAATTTGGAATTATGGCCAGAGACATAACCACAACTTTTAACGCTTGGGCCATCGATGAAGCCGAATTCGATACCATAAAAAATGCGGTTGAAGGTCAAAATCAGGAACTTCCGGAAAGTACCGAAATTACCATCCCAAAATTACAAATAGGTATCTCTAAATTATTCGATTTTAATTTCGATTACACCTTACTTGCAGCAGCAAACTTAAATGTAAGATTTGAGGAAAATAACGATGTTATATCAACGTCTTTTGCCAGTATTAACCCTGCTCTTGGTTTTGAATTTGGTTATATCGACATGGTTTACCTTCGAGCCGGTATGGGGAATTTTCAGAATGAATTACAAATTGATAATACCGAACAACTTACATTTCAACCAAGCTTTGGAGTTGGTTTTAAATACAACGGCATTCAAATAGATTATGCTTTTACCGATATTGGTGACCAAAGTATAGCCCTATATTCTAATGTGTTTTCGTTAAAACTCGATTTTAGTATTTTTAGATAATGGCAAAACAATTACTCCTACTCTTTCTAATAATATCATCTTTTGTTTACGGACAAGACATAACACTATCCAACTCCGCTGAAATTAGTGTGTTAACTGTAGGACCGGGAAGTTCTTTAAATGATGCTTTTGGACATAGTGCGTTTAGAGTAAAAGATACAAATAACAACTTGGATGTAGTTTACGGTTATGGAGAATACGATTTTGAAGCACCTAACTTCTATTTAAAATTTGCCCAAGGAAAATTAAATTATCTTTTAAGTAAAGATCAATTTAGCAGGTTTTATCAACGATATGTTTACTATAACCGAACGATAAAAGAACATGTTTTAAACTTATCTCAAAAAGAAAAACAAGATTTATGTAACTATTTAGCCAATAATTATAAACCTGAAAACCGTAGATATTTATATGAGTTCTTTTTTGACAATTGCGCTACTCGGATAAAAGATGTTGTAAACATTGCTACTGAAGACAACATCACATATAATAATCCCGAAGAATTTGAAGCAAAAACCTTTAGATATTTAATTTACGATCATGTGGACAGGAATTCTTGGGGAAGCCTGGGTATTGATATAGCTTTAGGATCTGTTATAGACCGACAGGCGACTCCCGAAGAACATATGTTTTTACCCGAAAATATTTATAAGTTCTTTGAAGTAGCCACCAAGAAAGATGGTTCCGCTCTGGTAAAAAACAGTAACACTATTTTTACCCAAATACCAAGAAAGCCGTCGGATTCGGTTTTTAGTAGTCCGCTTTTCATCTTAGGAATTGTTTCGCTCTTCATTTTATATATTACTTACAAAGACTTTAAAAAGCGAAAGAGAACGATTTGGTTGGATATTGTATTGTTTGCTCTAACTGGTCTAATCGGGATTCTTATTCTTTTACTTTGGTTTGCTACAGACCACAAGGGAACACATCAAAACTATAACTTTCTTTGGGCGTTTGCGTTCAATATTATAATGATTGGGCAACTTTTAAAAAGCAAGCCTAAACAATGGTTTGTCAAATACTTGAAGTTTTTAGTTATCATGCTATGCCTCATGACATTACATTGGATTATTGGTGTTCAAGTGTTTGCTATAGCTCTAATCCCTCTGATGATAGCTATTTTTGTCAGATATGCTTATTTAGTCAATCACTTTTCTTCAAACAAAAGCGTATAACGGATTTTAACCTTTAAAGATGAAAATCAAAACTGCATACTGAAACCTACTGACCTCTGAAAAAAATAACGGTACTAAATGTTTTGATTAAAATATTTATATCTAGAAAAAAACCTCGTCTTTTAATATAGTATAGATCATACTGTAGCTTAAGTAAACTATCATCTACTGAAGACCCATATCTGGTTTTTACTTGGGCCCAACCAGTTAATCCGGGCTTAACAATATGCCTAGTTTCGTAAAAAGGAAGCAGATGCGATAATTCCCTAACAAATTCTGGACGTTCTGGCCTTGGACCAATCAAACTCATATCGCCTTTTAAAATATTAATAAACTGTGGGATTTCATCCAACCTGGTATTTCTCATAAATTTCCCAAATGGTGTAATACGTACATCATTCTTTTTTGCCCATTTCACACCATCTTTTTCAGCATTTTTTATCATAGTGCGATACTTAATGATTTTAAAAAGATGTCCGTTTTTACCTATTCTTTCCTGGGTATATAACAACGGACCTCTATTGGCTATAACATTTCCTAAAAGTATAAATGGTAAAAAAAACAATCCAGATACCAATCCAATCACAGATACCAATACATCAAAAAAACGATTGAAGAACAAGTACATTTTATTATGGTTACTCCTACTAAAAGGGAAGTATTTGTAAAAATCCTTACCTACGAATTGTACGGGGACCCGTTGCGTCATTTCTTCATATACCTGAGTATATTCTTTTATAGGAAAACCACCTTCTAACAACGTTATTAAATCTCGATATAAACTAGAAGTGATATTTTCAGAATTATAAGTTGCTACCACAATTTCCAAAATATTTCTGTCTTTAATGACATGAAAAATTTCTTTAGGACTATATTCCTTAATATCTTTAAACTTTACTTTTTCTTTTCTGTTTCTCTCACAATTAATAAAACCAACAATTCTATAATTGGGATCTGCAGTATTGAAAGCTTTTACAATAGCTTCTATATTAGAATTTTCTCCAACAATTAAAACATTTCTGTAAAATCTAGGAGAGACAATTAACGTAATATAAGCCCAACGCCAAACAAATAATGCAACTAGTATAGAAACATAAAAAAACACTATTTGCAAACGATTTTCAGGAAGAAGAGGTGTAAAAAAAGGTGTTAACAAATAAAAGAGTACCGTTACCGAAGTTGTAAGTATGATACTCGCTAAAATCCTATCTAACTTACTGGATTTTTGTAAATCATAAAGCTCAAAAATAGTACCAAATAAAGAGATGTACAAGACTAAAACAATGGCCCAATGCCAATTATTTTTAGTCAAAATAAAATAGTCAAAAGTAAAAGTATTTCCAACAAAATATAATACACCTAGCACAACTAGTACATCAAAAATACGAAGCAAAACCTTTCGTTCTGAGATGTTAAAGTGTATGTTGGTTTTGGGCATTAATCTTTCTCTTTTGCAATAAATATAATAAGTTTAACTGACTCTGAAGTTTAGGACAAAATTTTAAACCATTGATGTTTGACTACTTCCCAATCAAACAATTCTACTTTTCGTCTTGCATTATTTGTCATTGCCTCTATACTACTTGGTGTGTTCGTGAGGGTTTTA
This genomic interval carries:
- a CDS encoding SIS domain-containing protein produces the protein MNSKNSILQIAKQTIEAESQAIFNLSNLVTEDFAEAVKLIYNSKGRVIITGIGKSAIIANKIVATLNSTGTPAVFMHAADAIHGDLGLILKNDIVICISKSGNTPEIKVLVPLIKSAKNKIIAITGNKNSYLGQQVDYVLDAYVDKEACPNNLAPTTSTTAQLVIGDALAVCLLEMRGFSSNDFAKYHPGGSLGKKLYLRVQDISSVNEKPKVSPDTNVKDVIVEISEKRLGVTAVVENDTIVGIVTDGDIRRMLSHSNDFTNLKAKDIMSASPKRVTTQTMAVDALDIMENNAISQLLVEENGKYAGVVHLHDLIKEGII
- the tatC gene encoding twin-arginine translocase subunit TatC — protein: MAKKNINEMSFLDHLEDLRWHLIRICIAVVIVATLAFIFSRFIFDEIIFAPLDMSFPTYDFLCRTATFIGVDTTFCNEKVPMIIQNRTMAGQFSADIWTAILGGFVISFPYVIYQLWKFVSPGLHDNERKHSRGFIIISSLLFFIGVLFGYYIVTPLSINFLANYSVSTTVDNQIDISSYIALVRSSALASGLIFELPIIIYFFTRIGLVTPEILKKYRKYALVVVLIMSAIITPPDIASQVIVAIPILILYQVSIYISKVVVRNQKRKETVNT
- the lptB gene encoding LPS export ABC transporter ATP-binding protein — encoded protein: MILRAENLMKSYNGRKVVKDVSLEVNQGEIVGLLGPNGAGKTTSFYMIVGLIKPNGGQIFLDNQEITNFPMYKRAQNGIGYLAQEASVFRKLSIEDNILSVLQLTKLSKKEQHHKMESLIEEFSLGHIRKNRGDLLSGGERRRTEIARALATDPNFILLDEPFAGVDPVAVEDIQRIVAQLTKKNIGILITDHNVQETLAITDRTYLMFEGGILKHGIPEDLANDEMVRKVYLGQNFELRKKKIRD
- a CDS encoding TerC family protein, translated to MLGIIFTLLMLVMLQAVLGFDNLLYISLESKKAAQNDQKKVRKVGILIAIALRIVLLFVLVSLIGYFQEPFSFLTGDVDGVAHFAFNGHSLIVLAGGGFIIYTAIKEIWHMIATHDLTHDVEGVDKTKGKKSSNAVIASIVLMNLVFSFDSILAAIGLTSEIENSTTAFIVMAIAIVISGLLMLFLADRISAFLAKNRMYEVLGLFILFIVGIMLVTEGGHLAHLELFGNPIESMSKTTFYFVIAVLVITDIVQGRYQKKIIAQEAREELHNKDE
- a CDS encoding phosphatidylcholine/phosphatidylserine synthase, which encodes MKRYIPNALTLMNLFSGSIAVILAVNDNLITAAFFVFLGVFFDFFDGFAARKLNVQSDIGLQLDSLADVVTSGLVPGVIMYKLFQYVEFEIGNWDNSQIEFGVTPLCCFGLLITLASAYRLAKFNVDTEQQNFFKGLPTPANTLLIVSFPLILEFQNNDVINAIILNKWFLIGVTILSCWLLNSGIKLFALKFKTWGFKENATRYIFVMLCAVLLIVLKFAAIPIVILLYIIMSVIDNLTPK
- a CDS encoding PorV/PorQ family protein — translated: MNIGVDAAALGMSGAVTSHTSDVNSGYWNPAGLLALEDNQLALMHSSYFANIANYDYAGFAMPLDNTSAIGISLIRFAVDDILNTTQLIDEQGNINYDRISLFSTADYGLTFSYARKLPVQGLNYGINAKVIRRVIGDFASSWGFGLDAGIQFETKNNWKFGIMARDITTTFNAWAIDEAEFDTIKNAVEGQNQELPESTEITIPKLQIGISKLFDFNFDYTLLAAANLNVRFEENNDVISTSFASINPALGFEFGYIDMVYLRAGMGNFQNELQIDNTEQLTFQPSFGVGFKYNGIQIDYAFTDIGDQSIALYSNVFSLKLDFSIFR
- a CDS encoding DUF4105 domain-containing protein; its protein translation is MAKQLLLLFLIISSFVYGQDITLSNSAEISVLTVGPGSSLNDAFGHSAFRVKDTNNNLDVVYGYGEYDFEAPNFYLKFAQGKLNYLLSKDQFSRFYQRYVYYNRTIKEHVLNLSQKEKQDLCNYLANNYKPENRRYLYEFFFDNCATRIKDVVNIATEDNITYNNPEEFEAKTFRYLIYDHVDRNSWGSLGIDIALGSVIDRQATPEEHMFLPENIYKFFEVATKKDGSALVKNSNTIFTQIPRKPSDSVFSSPLFILGIVSLFILYITYKDFKKRKRTIWLDIVLFALTGLIGILILLLWFATDHKGTHQNYNFLWAFAFNIIMIGQLLKSKPKQWFVKYLKFLVIMLCLMTLHWIIGVQVFAIALIPLMIAIFVRYAYLVNHFSSNKSV
- a CDS encoding sugar transferase; this translates as MPKTNIHFNISERKVLLRIFDVLVVLGVLYFVGNTFTFDYFILTKNNWHWAIVLVLYISLFGTIFELYDLQKSSKLDRILASIILTTSVTVLFYLLTPFFTPLLPENRLQIVFFYVSILVALFVWRWAYITLIVSPRFYRNVLIVGENSNIEAIVKAFNTADPNYRIVGFINCERNRKEKVKFKDIKEYSPKEIFHVIKDRNILEIVVATYNSENITSSLYRDLITLLEGGFPIKEYTQVYEEMTQRVPVQFVGKDFYKYFPFSRSNHNKMYLFFNRFFDVLVSVIGLVSGLFFLPFILLGNVIANRGPLLYTQERIGKNGHLFKIIKYRTMIKNAEKDGVKWAKKNDVRITPFGKFMRNTRLDEIPQFINILKGDMSLIGPRPERPEFVRELSHLLPFYETRHIVKPGLTGWAQVKTRYGSSVDDSLLKLQYDLYYIKRRGFFLDINILIKTFSTVIFFRGQ